A part of Melittangium boletus DSM 14713 genomic DNA contains:
- a CDS encoding N-acetylmuramoyl-L-alanine amidase, protein MRPFRQPLVAATLALSLAACGPQESLEAAAPSSVEDARTPAQREAERTPYELDAAFARAGQDFQVPAELLKGIAYAETRFEMIQGHQEFEGVPAASGLMALRGDNLTEGARLAGVSVEEARTQPEANIRAAAALLSRWAQAEGIAREDVGAWAPGVVKLSGITNPEAQAQYVHREVYGVMRSGVVAQTPAGGVAVSLMPGEVRAKFASPSVHAMAAGPDYASAVWRASPNYNARPTGSGGGVQVIVIHTCESSYASCWSWLVNTESGVSAHYVVNESGSEISQLVRESSRGWHVGATYVSSLNGGQMTHLEGTSVNNFAVGIEHGGSASQSSFPAGQIEASAKLTCDISRDNSVPRDGYHIVGHGKLQPYNRTDPGPNWPWSSYLARVQELCGDALIIDSNNDYNDASKGYIQVSSNWTSSASVAGYYGSGYWYASTQAISDPATFSFYLSAAGTKTIDAWWTSGTDRSTAAPFLVLDASGKQLAKVVVNQQTGGGTWNTLGTYAFPAGWNKVQLSRWTTTGSVVIADALRVR, encoded by the coding sequence ATGCGTCCGTTCCGTCAGCCACTGGTGGCCGCCACCCTGGCGTTGTCCCTGGCCGCTTGTGGCCCGCAGGAGTCCCTGGAAGCCGCCGCGCCCTCCTCCGTGGAAGACGCGCGCACTCCCGCGCAGCGCGAGGCCGAGCGCACGCCGTATGAATTGGACGCGGCGTTCGCCCGGGCCGGCCAGGACTTCCAGGTACCGGCGGAACTGCTCAAGGGCATCGCCTACGCGGAGACGCGCTTCGAGATGATCCAGGGCCACCAGGAGTTCGAGGGTGTGCCGGCGGCCTCGGGCCTGATGGCGCTGCGGGGCGACAACCTGACGGAAGGTGCGCGGTTGGCGGGAGTGAGCGTGGAGGAGGCGCGCACCCAGCCGGAGGCGAACATCCGGGCGGCGGCGGCGCTGCTGTCGCGGTGGGCCCAGGCGGAAGGCATCGCGCGCGAGGACGTGGGCGCGTGGGCTCCGGGGGTGGTGAAGCTCAGCGGCATCACGAACCCCGAGGCGCAGGCGCAGTACGTGCACCGAGAGGTGTACGGGGTGATGCGCTCGGGCGTGGTGGCACAGACGCCGGCGGGCGGCGTGGCGGTATCGCTGATGCCTGGCGAGGTGCGGGCGAAGTTCGCCTCCCCGAGCGTGCACGCGATGGCGGCGGGTCCCGACTACGCGTCGGCCGTGTGGCGCGCCTCGCCCAACTACAACGCGCGGCCCACGGGCTCGGGCGGCGGCGTGCAGGTCATCGTCATCCACACGTGCGAGAGCAGCTACGCGAGCTGCTGGAGCTGGCTGGTCAACACCGAGTCCGGCGTGAGCGCGCACTACGTGGTGAACGAGAGCGGCAGTGAAATCTCCCAGCTGGTGCGCGAGTCGAGCCGCGGCTGGCACGTGGGCGCCACGTACGTCAGTTCGCTCAACGGCGGCCAGATGACCCATCTGGAGGGCACGTCGGTGAACAACTTCGCGGTGGGCATCGAGCATGGCGGCTCGGCCAGCCAGTCGAGCTTCCCGGCGGGGCAGATCGAGGCCTCGGCGAAGCTCACGTGCGACATCTCGCGCGACAACAGCGTGCCGCGCGACGGCTACCACATCGTGGGCCACGGCAAGCTCCAGCCCTACAACCGCACGGATCCGGGTCCCAACTGGCCGTGGAGCTCGTACCTCGCCCGGGTGCAGGAGCTGTGCGGGGACGCGCTCATCATCGACAGCAACAACGACTACAACGACGCCTCCAAGGGCTACATCCAGGTGTCGAGCAACTGGACGTCCTCGGCGAGCGTGGCGGGCTACTACGGCTCGGGCTACTGGTACGCGAGCACCCAGGCCATCTCGGACCCGGCGACGTTCTCCTTCTACCTGTCGGCGGCGGGCACCAAGACGATCGACGCCTGGTGGACCTCGGGCACGGATCGCTCGACGGCGGCGCCCTTCCTCGTCCTGGACGCCAGTGGCAAGCAGCTGGCCAAGGTGGTGGTGAATCAGCAGACGGGGGGCGGCACGTGGAACACGCTCGGCACCTACGCGTTCCCGGCCGGGTGGAACAAGGTCCAGCTCAGCCGCTGGACCACCACGGGCTCGGTGGTGATCGCCGACGCACTCCGCGTGCGCTGA
- a CDS encoding N-acetylmuramoyl-L-alanine amidase, whose amino-acid sequence MRPFRQPLVAAAALAFSLSACGPQESVQSPSSAVEDARTPEQAEAERTPYELDAAFARAGQDFQVPAELLKGIAYAETRFEMIQGHQEFEGMPAASGLMALRGDNLTEGARLAGVSVEEARTQPEANIRAAAALLSQWAQAEGIVREDVGAWAPVVVKLSGITNPEAQAQYVHREVYGVMRSGVVAQTPAGGVAVSLLPTEVQAKFASPSVHAMAAGPDYASSIWRASPNYNARPSGSGGGVQIVVIHTCEGSYSSCWSWLTNSASGVSAHYVVNESGSEISQLVRESSRGWHVGANYSPSLNGGVLSNLSGTSVNNFAVGIEHGGSASQSSFPAGQIEASAKLTCNIAKDNGITIDSYHIVAHGKLQPASRTDPGPNWPWSSYISKVKGYCGSGGTTPPPSGGLIIDSNNANNDEAKGYVEMSGSWARTTSTAGYYGSDYYYASTQAISDPATFYFYASAAGTKTIDAWWTAGTNRSPAAPFIFVNAAGTTVATPKVNQQVGGGAWNTIGTFAATAGWNKVQLSRWATEGYVVVADAIRVR is encoded by the coding sequence ATGCGCCCGTTCCGTCAGCCACTGGTGGCCGCCGCCGCCCTGGCGTTCTCGCTGTCCGCCTGTGGCCCGCAGGAGTCCGTGCAGTCCCCGTCCAGTGCCGTGGAAGACGCGCGCACCCCCGAGCAGGCGGAGGCCGAGCGCACGCCGTATGAGCTGGACGCGGCATTTGCCCGGGCTGGCCAGGACTTCCAGGTACCCGCGGAGCTGCTCAAGGGCATCGCCTACGCGGAGACGCGCTTCGAGATGATCCAGGGCCACCAGGAGTTCGAGGGCATGCCGGCGGCCTCGGGTCTGATGGCGCTCCGGGGTGACAACCTGACGGAAGGCGCGCGGTTGGCGGGAGTGAGCGTGGAAGAGGCGCGCACCCAGCCGGAGGCGAACATCCGGGCGGCGGCGGCACTGCTGTCTCAGTGGGCCCAGGCGGAAGGCATCGTGCGCGAGGACGTGGGCGCGTGGGCTCCGGTGGTGGTGAAGCTCAGCGGCATCACGAACCCCGAGGCGCAGGCGCAGTACGTGCACCGGGAGGTGTACGGGGTGATGCGCTCGGGCGTGGTGGCACAGACGCCGGCGGGAGGCGTGGCGGTGTCGCTGCTGCCGACCGAGGTGCAGGCGAAGTTCGCCTCCCCGAGCGTGCACGCGATGGCGGCGGGCCCCGACTACGCGTCGTCCATCTGGCGCGCCTCGCCCAACTACAACGCGCGGCCCTCGGGCTCGGGCGGCGGCGTGCAGATCGTCGTCATCCACACGTGTGAGGGCAGCTACTCGAGCTGCTGGAGCTGGCTGACGAACTCGGCCTCCGGCGTGAGCGCGCACTACGTGGTGAACGAGAGCGGCAGTGAAATCTCCCAGCTGGTGCGCGAGTCGAGCCGCGGCTGGCACGTGGGTGCCAACTACAGCCCCAGCCTCAACGGGGGCGTGCTGTCCAACCTGAGCGGCACGTCGGTGAACAACTTCGCGGTGGGCATCGAGCACGGTGGCTCGGCCAGCCAGTCGAGCTTCCCGGCGGGGCAGATCGAGGCCTCGGCGAAGCTCACGTGCAACATCGCCAAGGACAACGGCATCACCATCGACAGCTACCACATCGTGGCGCACGGCAAGCTGCAGCCGGCCAGCCGCACGGATCCGGGTCCCAACTGGCCGTGGAGCTCCTACATCAGCAAGGTGAAGGGCTACTGCGGCTCCGGTGGCACGACGCCTCCCCCGAGCGGCGGCCTCATCATCGACAGCAACAACGCCAACAACGACGAAGCCAAGGGCTATGTCGAGATGTCGGGCTCGTGGGCTCGCACGACGTCGACGGCGGGCTACTACGGCTCGGACTACTACTACGCCAGCACCCAGGCCATCTCGGACCCGGCGACGTTCTACTTCTACGCGTCCGCGGCGGGCACCAAGACGATCGACGCCTGGTGGACGGCGGGCACCAACCGCTCTCCGGCGGCGCCCTTCATCTTCGTGAACGCCGCGGGCACCACCGTGGCCACCCCGAAGGTGAACCAGCAGGTGGGCGGCGGTGCCTGGAACACCATTGGCACCTTCGCCGCCACGGCGGGCTGGAACAAGGTGCAGCTGAGCCGCTGGGCCACGGAAGGCTACGTGGTCGTCGCGGACGCCATCCGCGTGCGGTAG
- a CDS encoding LpqB family beta-propeller domain-containing protein yields the protein MTREWLKRWGRGGGRRWAVLALALAGCGKVGGCGASGPLSESERRSLPGVIAFVSERAPQRDVWLVRPSTGEETQLTRGPEDEYPAAPSPDGSAVMVVASAEMQGLHVEQLRLAPLDGGPVVNVTPPRSRARNPSWAPDGRWFVVESDAQGFSDVVRQAPSEGAEVLPLATAREGNFEPSVSPDGTQVAFVSSRSGDPEVYVMKADGSDVRQLTTFHREDMAPLWSPDGQWISFLSDREGRVRLFVVKPDGTTLRAVSGKAKLGEEREPAWSPDGRKLVFVAPSKAKDAQGTQARIWLVDLAGGGEPVALTDGKAVDDQPAWSPDGKYLVFASDRLGDVELFLMRADGSGQTRLTTSPGADWLPRWFTPPGGR from the coding sequence ATGACGCGTGAGTGGCTGAAGCGCTGGGGACGGGGTGGGGGGCGGCGGTGGGCCGTGCTCGCCCTGGCCCTGGCTGGATGCGGCAAGGTGGGCGGGTGCGGTGCTTCCGGCCCCCTGTCCGAGTCGGAACGGCGCTCCCTGCCGGGCGTCATCGCCTTCGTGTCGGAGCGGGCGCCCCAGCGCGATGTCTGGCTGGTGCGGCCCTCCACGGGCGAGGAGACTCAACTCACGCGGGGTCCCGAGGATGAGTACCCCGCCGCGCCGTCTCCGGACGGCTCGGCGGTGATGGTGGTGGCCTCGGCGGAGATGCAGGGGCTGCACGTGGAGCAACTGCGGCTGGCCCCGCTCGATGGCGGCCCCGTGGTGAACGTGACGCCGCCCCGCTCACGGGCGCGCAACCCGAGCTGGGCGCCGGATGGCCGCTGGTTCGTGGTCGAGTCGGATGCCCAGGGTTTCAGCGACGTGGTGCGGCAGGCGCCGAGCGAGGGCGCGGAGGTGCTGCCGCTGGCCACGGCGCGCGAGGGCAACTTCGAGCCGAGCGTGTCCCCGGATGGAACCCAGGTGGCGTTCGTGTCCAGCCGCTCGGGGGACCCCGAGGTCTACGTGATGAAGGCGGATGGCTCGGACGTGCGCCAGCTGACCACCTTCCACAGGGAGGACATGGCGCCGCTCTGGAGTCCCGATGGCCAGTGGATTTCGTTCCTGAGCGACCGGGAGGGCCGCGTGCGGCTGTTCGTGGTCAAGCCGGACGGGACGACGCTGCGCGCGGTGTCCGGGAAGGCGAAGCTGGGCGAGGAGCGCGAGCCCGCGTGGAGCCCGGATGGGCGCAAGCTGGTCTTCGTGGCGCCGTCCAAGGCCAAGGACGCTCAGGGCACCCAGGCGCGCATCTGGTTGGTGGACCTGGCGGGCGGCGGCGAGCCGGTGGCGCTGACGGACGGCAAGGCCGTGGATGATCAACCGGCGTGGAGTCCGGACGGCAAGTACCTGGTGTTCGCCTCGGACCGGCTGGGAGACGTGGAGCTGTTCCTGATGCGGGCGGATGGGAGCGGACAGACGCGGTTGACCACGTCCCCGGGCGCGGATTGGCTGCCGCGCTGGTTCACTCCGCCGGGTGGAAGGTGA